The DNA region GACTTGTATAATTGAGGCTGTTTATTGGGTTTATTGTCTTTAGGAACTTGGAACTTAGAAGGGGAACAATTATGCTCTGCCTCCAAAATTTTGCTCACCAAAACATTCTCAAGAAAGAAATTGGATTCTTTTAATGATAGGTGAAAAGTACGTATAGTGATTTATTGTGAAGGAATATTATTGAGAAATACAACTTATATATGATACGAAAAATTATTTGGTATATATGGTAGACTACAtcttcctctcacataaatgtgGATCCCATATGAAAGATGTGTAATCTACAAAGTACATTGAATAATTTCATATTAAAATTAACGTAGACGTAGCATGATATATTCCAAGTACAAAGGTAAATTAAAGTTTGATAGAAAAATTACTACTTCAGTAAAGAGACTCTAATTGATATCATAAAATTTAGTAGTCTCTAATtaactttaattattaaaaagaaagaaaaaaaaaagttcaggaACATGACATATATATAGTGAGACAAACAGTAGCACGTGGATAATATCTTACTAAATTTCAAGTACAAAAATTGGTGTTCCAAAAATCCAACTCCCCCGCTATttacttatccaaaaacaaTTATATTAAACCATACATGGactaagaattttatttttcttttctagtccACACGAGCAACTATAACTCCCAATCCTCaatgcccaattttttttttttttttttttgggcagatCGGATTTGATTATAGTCTCTCATTTTTCAAGGACAAAAGAACTTTGTCAGCTAAGTCAGCTGACATTCATAGAGTTAAGACCTATCAATAtaacacatatataaaaaagaaaaaaaaaattaagcatcTCCCACTATATTACTCCCCTAAAAGATAGCCACCACAGAAGAGATTTCCTTCTCAATAGAAGGATCTAACAAGAACATGCAGATAATTTCTTCATCTCActaatttccaactcagccccaGAAATAACATCAATCTTGGAACCTTTGAGTGCCTGGGCATCACCCCCATTGGATTTTCCATTGACACATTCCAAATTCTTCTTAGAAATCACACCATAAATTTCCTCTAGCAGCTTAAAAAATGCAGTGTCCACATTGTCACCACTGAGAGCTGATGTCTCTGAGAAAAAAAGGCCTTGCTCCTCTGCAAACTCAATAGCGTCTTCAGTGGGCACAACCCTCAGGTCTACAAGATCAGCTTTGTTCCCAATCAGGGTGATCACAATTGAATTATCAGCATGGGCTCTGAGTTCCTCAACCCATCTTGCCACATGATCAAAGCTGGGTCTCTTGGTGATATCGTAGACCAGCATGGCCCCTAGTGCACCCCTGTAGTATGCACTTGTCACAGCCCGGTACCTAGGAATTcattgcacaaaaaaaaaaaaaaaaaatcataattcatTGTACAAAATGGGGGTAAAGACCGGAGTTTAAGCCTCTAGAAGGGAgctttatacacatatacacttagatcgagctttctatctcaaaaaagaaaaaaaaaaagaacttgttTGATCAGCTGCCAAATTTATGTCAAGTGTCTACCCAAAATTGATGAATGACTGTTGCATTTTTTTACATGGAAAGAGATAGTAACCCAAAtcagaattgaagtttacatgGAAAGAGAAAGTACCCTATTGAAACTTGTTTGGACTGCCAAATTTATGTCAGCCCCAACTTGTTGAATACtattgcatatttttttcttagttaAAAATGCGTAACACTGAAACAATCAAATTTAGTCATTCCCGATATTTCTTGGTCTAAAACATGAGAAGTCTTTGCCAAATTTAAGGAATCCTTTTCATTGAGGACAATGTTCGCCATCAAGTCTACCAAATTGAAGTTTACAACAATAATACACACAATGATACTTTTTTGCCCCACTTGGATAAGTAGAGAATGGGAATTATATATACAGGTGGATAATGAGAGACAAGGTGGGGTTTGAACAAGATATATGAAGTATCACAAAGAATGCCATATCACTGAACTGCAGCTCAAACCTTTTCCCTCCAAACTTCCAAGTACTTTGTTTATGAGGAGGTGTCAAATAAGCTACAAGGCCCTTGGCCACTGAGCTATCACTTAAACCTCTAATACAATGATAtatactttcttcttcttcttcttcttcttttttaatgagaaatactGCAACTTTATTAAGATGATGAGAGATTCAACATAGCTTGAGCTATGATTGACTCAATAATAGTTGGATTTTCCTCCATATGCCAAATGACTAAGATGATATATACTTGATTGGAATATGAATGGGAATATCATTAATTTGGATAATGAGATATGGTTATGGGACAAGCTCTAACTAatgttacaccatccaataacttgttatagaattcatgttttgaaaatctcaccgttgaattacatttttatgtgtttttagcattcttgccaattttcatgtcaactggatgttatttactattcgatccataaactcatattttatgcattattttaaattacaaaaatttgaatttaaacaattgattgatgatatggttattaatctttgatcactatgaaaatttgcaagcatgaagaatatacaaagataatgtaacCTAacagtggatttgtcaaaatttgcatccaattaaaaaatattgagtggtatAACATTGATTAGAATTACACCAgatataacttgaacccaacttgTATAGTTAGAAAGATTTGAGCTctagaaattttcattaaaaatactaGAAGGTGTTgaccaattgagttacaaggctctCTATTCATGAAACCTATTGTTAAAGTATATGTTTGTCCCATCTTCaattatacaaataaatatcaaaatgattAGAGATTAAAAATCATCTTGTataatttgttcaaaattttattttgaaatacatTAACTGTATAACTTTATAGATTGAATAGTAAAAGAAATTCGATTTATATGAAATTTGACGTGCATAACCatatttaaaattctttttttttttttttataaagaattatACATGGAATATGATTTTATTGGATAGTAATAAGCAagggtgtccacgggtcgggcAGGTCGAGTTTGTGCCTAACCCGCAACCAACCCGTAAGAGATCGGGTAGGCAAATGCCCAACCTGCAACTGACCCGTTAAGAGGGTTGGGTTTCGCGGGTTGGTTTGCCGGCGGGTGTCATCAGTTTCAGGTGAGGCTGAAACTCGATAGAAAACACCGAGAATCGCCCAAATctttaaatcaacaaaaagaaatcGACGGAAAACACCGAGAATCTCCCAAATCGACGGAAAACACCGGCCAAGATCCGGTGAGGATTTCGTTAAATCCGACTATTTTTCCCCCAAATTGTGCCGAGAATCGCCGAATCTGGTGTATCTATGCTGGATTTGATTGTTTTGGTCACCAAAATCTACCAAATCAAGCTGAAAACTTGTCGGAATTGCAAGAGAATTCGCCAGAATTTGATGTCGTCGGGTGGGCTGGGTTTCACGGGTTTTGAAGGAGGGGACTCAAAACTGACCCGTTCGGCGCCGGGTTTTGGAGTTGGGGACCCGCATCCGACCACCAGAGCAGTCGGATTGAGTGAACGCGAATTGGGTACGGGCGGGTCGCCGGGTGTGTTGGACAGCCCTAGTAATAACATTTGAAGAGATGAATTGATGATGTAGGCTTCTTCGCTCCATCATGGTTGTTGAATGGAGCCTGCCAACTATTAACTTAAAGGAggtatgaaaaattattttaaaagagaagaaaacacaCTTTACTCACCAATAATTTGGGttggaattgaatttcaattaacaGAATACAGCCCAAAAAGTTACACTATTCATTCACTTGAAGtcttattatattaattttaaattcatgaATTTAATTTATTCAAATTGTAATTGTGTTATTGGAACTTTTCGATTTATACACGTAAATTTTAATGAATaagaaaggaaatttttttttttgacatcatgttaataaaatataagtcTACAAACCTCAATTAGCAAATCAAACTCGATCCCAAACATATGTAAGCATAATTAAACCTTTCAAAAACTACAAAGAAGATATGTACATTCTTTCTTCGCCACGTTTGAATATTTTACCAAACTTCAGCATGTTGCTCAAACAGTTATagtttactattttcttttctggaTAAACTCATAAACAGCTTAGATTACTGTGTACTTATTAGTCAAAATGGTGTTTTATATATATCCATTTACTTATTAGTCAAACTCGTAGAAACACTAATTAAAGATAGATgataaatccaacaaaaaaaaaaaaaatttgtggagagagagagagagagaacctttctTGGCCAGCAGTGTCCCAGATCTGGGCCTTGATGACTTTGCCTTTAATGGTGACAGTCCTGGTCTGGAACTCGACCCCAATAGTGGACTTGGAGTCAAAGCAGAACTCATTCTTAGTAAACCTGGACAAGAGCTGACTCTTCCCCACAGCCGAGTCTCCGATCACCACCACCTTGAACACATAGTCAATTTTCTCATACCCATTCTCTTGGTAACTATCAGTGTCAACCCCATTCATTTCttgattcatttttttctcactaCACAAAAAGCCCACACAAAGAggtagctagctagctagctggGAGCTGAGTATTTATACTATATGACACTCACTAAATGTTAATACTTAATACAAAGTAAAGCTCAAAACTTTGGCTTTGGTCTAAAGTCTTTAGGTAAAGTGGGAGTAAgtaagagagaagaagaaaaagtagtGATGAGAGAGACAGAGTGATCAGGTCTCAAGGGGGGTATTAATAACTATTCAGTGGCGGAAAAAGAGTGCAAAGTATGAAAAATGGTCTTGTCCTTGTCTTCAACTTTAATTGCTTTATCACAGTGGACGTACCATGCATTATGTTTGTATATGTATTTGTTGTAGCATGATTCATGATTTTGGGGGCCATGGATATCTCACAAAAACCAACAGTACCTGACTGTCAGACAAAAGAGCTACAGCAGTTTTGCTCTAAATGGATAATTACGAATTGGGATTTGGGATTTgtgagtgtaaaaattgaaatgcCAGAGCTGAATAGCACTGACCATGTCTTGGTTTCGTGCGTAATCTACGGCATTATTCCATACAAGTCTTCGAGATGATTTGTTTTAGGACTAGTAGGAGTGGCTTTAGTTTACAAAGTTGATTTCATTATTGAAAGCGAAAGAGGTGGGTCCTTCAACGTGGAACAGCTCATTCAATCCTTGTTGAGGGTTATGTTTGGATTCAAGTGTGGGTTGGGCACTATATAatatttgtttcttaaaaaaaaattatatggtatttaaaaaaaaattgctaatatATACCCTATGAGCATCTCTAATGGTGTAGCTAAAGGCAAAATATTCTCTATAATAGAGAATAAGACCAAAAAAATGGTCTCCAATAGATTctctaaattctaattttttttttgctcatgaaCAATAGCTCATCAAATCTAATGGGCTACTGTACATccttcaaatgtttttttttaattataataatcaggtattgaataaaaaaatgttaaaaaatgtgtagttgttaaaaaaagaataaagaatgaatgaagaaataatatttaaatgaaatagataaTAGAATAGAGAATCTGTtgaaaagtgtatttgaaaaagtggcTAGCTAAAAGGTAAAAGACACtattattttctaaatagtacaaaaatttggagaatctGCTAGGATGCTCTAAGGACacataataattaatcatttttagaaaaaaaatttctcgagGATTGAAAagtattgacaacttttttaattttcgagaaaatgtttcaaaaaaaaatatataatgtttgataattttaagattaaaatgcaaaatttattctctaaatttcttcagaattcgtttcaatcttttaattttgttttcatttattttagttctctaaatttcagatttattcCATTAAGGtcttttcatcaacttttgttaatttttttttaatttagaaattatttttcaatcattaattaatttttttgaatttaaaaaaattgaagaaaatttttaaaaaattgaaaaattaatcacaaaataaaactaaagttgatggaaaattcataaatgaataaacttgaaagttagaggactgaaatgaattttggtaaaacataaaatgtgagctttgcattttagcctaatttTTATGTTCAATAtgtgataataaaaaaactaaaaacaaaattattttctaaaaaaaaattatcctatTTGTAAAAAGcttgagacaaaaaaaaaaagaaaaaaaaaagaagcaaaagtgTTTCAAAATATGGATATACCATAAAAAGACATGGTCCTTAAAGTTGTATATTCGTTTTTAGAATGAAAAATAATCTGAAATTAACAGCAACTAGGACttcaacaaagtttt from Castanea sativa cultivar Marrone di Chiusa Pesio chromosome 6, ASM4071231v1 includes:
- the LOC142640546 gene encoding ras-related protein RABA3-like, translated to MNQEMNGVDTDSYQENGYEKIDYVFKVVVIGDSAVGKSQLLSRFTKNEFCFDSKSTIGVEFQTRTVTIKGKVIKAQIWDTAGQERYRAVTSAYYRGALGAMLVYDITKRPSFDHVARWVEELRAHADNSIVITLIGNKADLVDLRVVPTEDAIEFAEEQGLFFSETSALSGDNVDTAFFKLLEEIYGVISKKNLECVNGKSNGGDAQALKGSKIDVISGAELEISEMKKLSACSC